A window of the Schlesneria paludicola DSM 18645 genome harbors these coding sequences:
- a CDS encoding PSD1 and planctomycete cytochrome C domain-containing protein encodes MQPRFAVIVALTSLSCIAVLDAADRKIEFNRDVRPILSNNCYLCHGPDKNQLQAGLRLDKRDDAIAKLESGHTAIVPHDAAASTLLERVTSSNPDEKMPPADSGKSLTPAEVEILKQWIAEGAEYQGHWSFLAAERRMAPATRFTNYVRNEIDQFILKKLENESLEPSPEADKITLIRRATIDLTGLPPTPAEVDAFLADHSQQAYERVIDRLLASTRYGEHQGRIWLDAARYGDTHGLHLDNERSLWPYRDYVISAFNRNLPFDQFAIEQLGGDLIPGATVEQKIASGFNRCNVTTGEGGSIDDEVLVRYAVDRTEALSTVFLGLTLQCAVCHSHKFDPVSQKEFYSLYSYFYSMADQAMDGNALLPPPLLKLPNDEQKQRQKGLNDESSQVQQTLVAELSKINYVDPLQGAEPAADALAVLRREVVWIDDDNLPAGAQLQGDSPWAFITKGEGPVYSGEKASKRTATALSQHFFTGANPGLKIGEGDTLFAYVYLDPTNPPKSIMLQFNDGTWDHRINWGDEDAIGFGAKNSTGKRLAGPLPKMGEWVRLEVSAADVGLLPGVQLNGWAFTQFGGTCYWDRAGAVTLSVSKPTEFDSQIAWERSEQPVPNKALPGPVQEALKVESGTRNADQQKVLQNYFVQYVNIGTKAIFAPLFAKSAELEKQKKDLDAAIPATMVSEDLAQPRDTFVLIRGAYDKKGEKVERNVPSILPPLPEGAPNNRLGLAKWLVAPNHPLTSRVIVNRYWQQFFGTGLVKTAEDFGAQGTWPTHPELLDWLSTEFIRTGWNIKGMHKLMLMSGTYRQSANVPHALQTRDPENLLLARGPRFRFDAEVIRDSILFSSGLLVERSGGKSVKPYQPEGIWEAVAFVGSNTREFRPDAGESLYRRSLYTFWKRTAPPPSMSTFDAPSRENCTVRRPRTNTPLQALALMNDRQYIDAARKLAERMMVEGGQTPDAKMTYGFRWVTARPPTAKELEVLLKSLEKQRAAFSADPASAEHLLAYGDSPRNTTLDPLEYAAWTMVANLMINLDETITK; translated from the coding sequence ATGCAGCCTCGCTTCGCTGTCATTGTTGCGCTCACGTCGCTTTCCTGCATTGCGGTTCTCGATGCCGCGGATCGCAAGATTGAGTTTAATCGCGATGTTCGACCGATTCTGTCGAACAATTGTTATCTCTGTCATGGCCCTGACAAGAACCAGCTTCAAGCCGGTCTGCGGCTGGATAAGCGCGATGATGCCATCGCCAAGTTGGAATCGGGCCATACCGCAATCGTGCCACACGACGCAGCCGCCAGCACTTTGCTGGAACGGGTCACCTCGTCCAATCCCGATGAAAAAATGCCGCCCGCGGATAGCGGGAAAAGCCTCACTCCTGCCGAAGTGGAAATCCTGAAACAATGGATCGCCGAAGGGGCTGAATATCAGGGGCACTGGTCGTTTCTCGCTGCCGAGCGGCGCATGGCCCCGGCAACTCGATTCACCAATTATGTGCGGAATGAGATCGATCAGTTCATTCTGAAGAAGCTGGAGAATGAATCACTCGAACCGTCGCCGGAAGCGGACAAGATTACGCTGATTCGCCGTGCGACGATCGATTTGACCGGCTTGCCACCGACACCCGCCGAGGTGGACGCGTTTCTGGCTGACCACTCACAACAAGCGTACGAACGTGTCATCGACCGGCTGCTCGCGTCGACCCGCTATGGCGAACACCAGGGCCGAATCTGGCTCGACGCCGCACGCTACGGTGACACACACGGCTTGCACTTGGACAACGAACGGTCGCTTTGGCCGTATCGCGACTACGTCATCAGCGCTTTCAATCGCAATCTCCCCTTCGACCAGTTCGCAATTGAACAGTTGGGTGGTGACTTGATCCCTGGCGCTACGGTCGAACAAAAAATTGCCTCGGGCTTCAATCGCTGCAACGTCACCACCGGCGAGGGTGGTTCGATCGATGACGAGGTCCTGGTGCGATACGCGGTTGACCGGACAGAAGCGCTCTCAACCGTGTTCCTGGGCCTGACGCTGCAATGCGCCGTTTGCCACAGCCACAAATTCGATCCCGTCTCTCAAAAAGAATTCTATTCGCTGTACTCGTACTTCTATTCGATGGCCGATCAGGCGATGGATGGGAACGCTTTGTTACCTCCGCCCCTGCTGAAGCTTCCCAATGACGAACAGAAACAACGTCAGAAGGGCCTCAATGACGAATCATCGCAGGTTCAGCAGACCCTCGTCGCCGAGCTTTCGAAAATCAACTACGTCGACCCGCTTCAAGGCGCCGAACCGGCCGCCGATGCACTCGCCGTCTTGCGGCGTGAAGTGGTCTGGATTGATGACGATAACTTGCCCGCAGGAGCACAACTTCAAGGCGATAGCCCTTGGGCGTTTATCACCAAAGGCGAAGGACCTGTGTACTCGGGCGAAAAGGCATCGAAGAGAACGGCGACCGCATTGTCACAACATTTCTTCACCGGGGCGAATCCCGGTCTGAAGATTGGTGAGGGCGACACGCTGTTCGCGTATGTTTATCTCGATCCCACCAACCCGCCGAAATCGATCATGCTTCAGTTCAACGATGGGACCTGGGACCATCGCATCAACTGGGGCGACGAGGACGCAATCGGATTTGGTGCGAAGAACTCGACAGGAAAACGCCTGGCTGGCCCGCTGCCCAAGATGGGTGAGTGGGTACGCCTTGAGGTCTCTGCTGCAGATGTTGGACTTCTTCCCGGTGTTCAATTGAATGGTTGGGCCTTTACGCAATTTGGCGGAACGTGCTACTGGGACCGAGCAGGTGCGGTCACATTGTCGGTCTCAAAACCCACCGAATTTGATTCCCAGATCGCTTGGGAACGGTCGGAACAACCCGTCCCGAACAAAGCATTGCCCGGCCCCGTGCAGGAAGCGTTGAAGGTCGAATCGGGCACGCGGAATGCCGACCAGCAGAAAGTCTTGCAGAACTATTTCGTCCAATACGTGAATATCGGAACGAAAGCGATCTTCGCGCCCCTGTTCGCCAAATCGGCGGAACTTGAGAAGCAAAAGAAGGATTTGGATGCGGCGATTCCCGCCACCATGGTGAGCGAAGACTTGGCTCAGCCGCGCGATACATTCGTGCTGATTCGCGGTGCGTATGACAAAAAGGGTGAAAAGGTCGAGCGGAACGTGCCGTCGATTCTGCCACCGCTGCCGGAAGGAGCTCCGAATAACAGGCTGGGCCTGGCGAAATGGCTGGTCGCGCCGAATCATCCGTTGACGTCGCGCGTGATCGTCAATCGCTACTGGCAGCAGTTCTTCGGAACCGGACTCGTGAAAACGGCTGAAGACTTTGGTGCACAAGGAACCTGGCCAACCCATCCAGAACTACTGGATTGGCTGTCGACGGAATTCATCCGTACGGGTTGGAACATCAAGGGAATGCACAAATTGATGTTGATGTCTGGCACGTACCGGCAGTCAGCCAACGTCCCTCATGCATTGCAAACGCGTGATCCCGAGAACTTGCTGCTCGCACGCGGTCCCCGCTTCCGATTTGATGCGGAAGTCATTCGCGATTCGATCCTGTTTTCCAGCGGACTGCTGGTCGAACGTTCGGGTGGAAAAAGCGTGAAGCCGTATCAACCGGAAGGAATCTGGGAGGCGGTCGCCTTTGTCGGCAGCAATACGCGAGAGTTTCGACCGGACGCGGGCGAATCCTTGTATCGTCGCAGTCTCTATACGTTCTGGAAACGGACGGCACCGCCCCCATCAATGTCGACGTTCGATGCTCCGTCGCGCGAAAACTGCACGGTTCGTCGGCCGCGGACAAACACGCCACTGCAGGCATTGGCACTGATGAACGACCGTCAATACATTGATGCCGCGCGAAAACTGGCCGAACGGATGATGGTGGAAGGGGGACAGACCCCAGACGCCAAGATGACGTACGGCTTCCGCTGGGTTACGGCTCGTCCGCCCACTGCAAAAGAGCTTGAAGTCCTGCTGAAATCGCTGGAGAAGCAACGAGCCGCGTTCTCGGCCGATCCTGCATCGGCCGAGCATCTGCTGGCCTACGGAGATTCTCCGCGAAACACCACGCTTGATCCACTGGAGTACGCAGCGTGGACCATGGTCGCAAACCTTATGATCAACCTCGACGAAACCATCACGAAATAG
- a CDS encoding FtsK/SpoIIIE domain-containing protein, with amino-acid sequence MAVTLTVSEIRRALSRAGGQPGDGAPSTAGIGTLFHRILSELLRPDSPCNVESVVRPLDADLSLWRKTLTRHAYDQLLGPLLTQQSAGLQSHGDKVESLWIAVCEACDLLAEMWWEITAQGRQPADQRSWFFAEQQVVREIQQAGWREPVAIVGQADAIVRVPQKSHWCVLEWKLGRASPEVDLGQACLYHLILENLTEINAKSALALISFRPERTETVFEQSRLVDAQQRLIDLIGHLAGVAPGANRSVARNDGATQVGSNQTGANQVATSRSLARSEQPIPAEIRFKVTTEPPLQSWANELKEVLLRALKQSGAGCRELKPPSIGPTFARYFVFPERGVSVRRVASQAEQLHLYLGLESPPNIAVVDGSIAIDLPRPDRVSIPFSELSRHLPSTDGLLGCSKIPIGVDLSGDWEWCDLAGSESAHMLVVGTPGSGKSQWLRAALASLLSTNHRETLQLLLIDPKQNAFQFARTSPLLRQPIVVPNPDDNVSEILEGLISEMESRNRLFATASCQDLTQYVRHSGSSMPRIVCMCDEYADLLLQAERPERAAIERALKRLAGMGRSAGIHLILATQQPRRDIVTPAIKSLIGAKIALRVSSPIESRVALNESGAECLLGNGDLLYQCLGSPRRLQGAWLPSDEERMFGTVNHEPLEIPRAI; translated from the coding sequence ATGGCCGTGACCCTGACTGTTTCCGAAATTCGCCGCGCGCTCAGCCGAGCAGGTGGTCAGCCGGGCGACGGAGCTCCCTCGACAGCGGGCATCGGCACCCTGTTTCATCGAATTCTCAGTGAACTGCTCCGTCCCGACTCGCCGTGCAACGTCGAAAGCGTGGTCCGCCCGCTGGATGCCGACCTGTCGCTGTGGCGAAAGACATTGACGCGGCATGCCTATGATCAGTTGCTTGGTCCTCTGCTGACGCAACAGTCTGCAGGATTGCAGTCGCATGGCGATAAAGTGGAGAGTCTGTGGATTGCGGTGTGTGAAGCCTGCGACCTGCTGGCCGAGATGTGGTGGGAGATCACCGCCCAGGGGCGGCAGCCCGCAGATCAGCGAAGCTGGTTTTTCGCGGAACAGCAGGTGGTGCGGGAAATCCAGCAGGCAGGCTGGCGCGAACCGGTTGCAATCGTCGGGCAAGCCGATGCAATCGTTCGCGTGCCACAGAAAAGCCACTGGTGTGTGCTGGAATGGAAACTCGGCCGCGCCTCGCCCGAAGTCGATCTTGGTCAGGCGTGCCTTTACCACTTGATTCTTGAGAACCTGACGGAGATCAATGCGAAGTCGGCACTCGCGCTGATCAGCTTTCGCCCCGAACGAACCGAGACCGTATTCGAGCAGTCTCGTCTCGTCGACGCACAGCAGAGATTGATCGACTTGATCGGACATCTGGCGGGTGTTGCCCCCGGTGCCAATCGCAGTGTCGCCCGAAACGACGGTGCCACTCAGGTCGGATCGAATCAGACGGGTGCGAATCAGGTCGCAACGTCTCGTTCACTCGCGCGATCCGAGCAGCCAATTCCTGCGGAGATCAGGTTCAAAGTGACCACAGAGCCGCCATTGCAGAGTTGGGCAAACGAGTTGAAGGAAGTCCTTTTGCGGGCGCTCAAGCAGTCGGGCGCCGGCTGTCGCGAGTTGAAACCACCGAGCATCGGTCCGACCTTCGCTCGATATTTCGTCTTTCCTGAGCGTGGAGTGAGTGTTCGTCGTGTCGCCTCGCAAGCCGAGCAACTTCATCTGTATCTTGGTCTCGAGTCACCTCCCAATATTGCGGTCGTCGATGGTTCGATTGCGATTGATCTTCCTCGCCCGGATCGAGTTTCAATTCCGTTCTCTGAGCTTTCTCGACATTTGCCGTCTACTGACGGACTATTGGGCTGCTCCAAGATTCCCATCGGAGTTGATTTGAGCGGCGATTGGGAATGGTGTGATTTGGCGGGTTCCGAAAGTGCGCACATGCTGGTGGTGGGGACTCCTGGTAGCGGTAAGAGCCAATGGCTGCGTGCAGCGCTTGCCTCGCTGCTGAGCACCAATCATCGCGAGACGCTGCAACTTCTCCTGATCGATCCCAAGCAGAATGCCTTCCAATTTGCCCGAACATCTCCATTGCTGCGGCAGCCCATCGTGGTCCCGAATCCAGATGACAACGTGAGTGAGATTCTGGAAGGGCTGATTTCAGAAATGGAATCTCGCAACCGTCTGTTCGCGACCGCAAGCTGCCAAGATCTGACGCAATATGTCCGCCACAGCGGAAGCTCGATGCCCCGGATCGTCTGCATGTGTGATGAATATGCAGACTTGCTATTGCAGGCGGAACGTCCCGAGCGCGCGGCGATCGAGAGAGCTCTGAAGCGATTGGCCGGCATGGGGCGATCCGCGGGGATTCATCTGATTCTGGCGACACAGCAACCCCGTCGTGACATTGTGACTCCCGCGATTAAATCGCTGATCGGAGCCAAGATCGCATTGAGAGTCTCGTCACCGATCGAATCGCGCGTCGCGCTCAATGAAAGTGGAGCCGAATGCCTTCTCGGAAATGGAGATCTGTTGTATCAATGTCTCGGTTCACCCCGCCGGCTGCAAGGAGCCTGGTTGCCGTCGGATGAAGAACGAATGTTCGGAACCGTAAACCACGAACCCTTGGAAATTCCAAGGGCAATATGA
- a CDS encoding AAA family ATPase: protein MAVAEIAEASLSTPLRNPFRGSVLGDAWVVGDDRSDVTTIHRKTFEKCCEAVDWVRHGNSSAGIVIHGEAGSGKTHLIRRLRHQFTDRSKHPTLERISQSFAYIPLNTHYTSLARHTRRCVAVDLMRTPGKGPSQLERLVVTQLMSVADGAGDLGLWWENLREEHDAEIDDLLFALGQREHLSPTFLRVLGHFVRNRHRLEVAGWLRGDPLTDLAYERLEIAPEDPDRDPEEIARRMLSDLMKLAGPEIPLVLCFDQVEALQNDRTDTLPFFAYAQLLVDLYAADTNLVLISCMQTQFAQEISAAIPEYAWARILSFATCSLPPLDVIQARALLSSRLNGDGQILPLTDGDLSAIVGRLGFAHPRALLDRAARRFDQIAGRIFPSNNPTLPEWLAQEWEQRSEQAARENQPGSTGETLRHGIPLLIRAVEPQWTTGAHPNKSALDYILSGPQKEAQVGIKICDDDGRRLWGQLRTLNDAYPSQLELHKLVLLRDERTPISKTAVQTLQFLDKLERKEAVFYRVPPEALIALDALRRLMAESQAGDLDFEGSAVPPESVIEWLRQNLPGVLKEMSDLLVTPHDVEPSPSQVDLLQEFLADACLTSISKAATKLNVSEQQLLTTAFSRGDLFGVVSGEPSVVFSMRAGSQCLTFPSSE from the coding sequence ATGGCAGTTGCCGAGATTGCCGAGGCGTCATTATCGACTCCGCTCCGGAATCCCTTTCGGGGATCGGTCCTGGGTGATGCATGGGTGGTTGGCGATGACCGAAGTGACGTCACCACGATTCATCGGAAAACCTTCGAAAAATGCTGCGAAGCAGTGGATTGGGTTCGCCACGGAAACAGTAGTGCCGGCATCGTAATTCATGGGGAAGCGGGCAGCGGCAAGACGCACCTCATCCGAAGACTGCGACATCAATTCACGGACCGGTCGAAGCATCCCACGCTGGAACGGATCAGTCAGTCGTTCGCCTACATTCCGTTGAACACGCATTACACATCGTTGGCACGGCACACTCGCCGATGTGTCGCCGTCGATCTCATGCGAACGCCGGGCAAGGGCCCCTCACAGCTTGAGCGATTGGTTGTCACGCAATTGATGAGTGTTGCCGACGGAGCGGGCGACCTCGGACTCTGGTGGGAAAATCTCCGTGAAGAGCATGACGCTGAAATTGACGATCTGCTGTTCGCACTCGGTCAACGCGAACATCTCTCGCCGACATTTCTGCGGGTGCTGGGGCACTTTGTTCGCAATCGCCATCGTCTGGAAGTCGCAGGCTGGCTTCGCGGTGACCCACTAACCGATCTTGCGTATGAGCGGCTTGAGATCGCTCCTGAAGACCCCGATCGCGACCCCGAGGAAATCGCGCGGCGGATGCTGTCGGATTTGATGAAGCTTGCCGGTCCCGAGATCCCGCTGGTTCTGTGTTTTGATCAGGTCGAGGCGTTGCAGAACGACCGCACTGACACACTGCCCTTTTTCGCTTATGCCCAGCTTTTGGTGGATTTGTATGCCGCCGATACGAATCTCGTGCTGATCTCGTGTATGCAAACTCAGTTTGCGCAGGAAATCAGTGCCGCCATTCCGGAATATGCCTGGGCACGAATTCTCAGTTTTGCGACCTGTAGTCTGCCTCCGCTCGACGTCATCCAGGCCCGCGCCCTCCTTTCATCCCGCCTGAATGGGGATGGCCAGATTCTGCCGCTGACGGACGGTGATCTGAGCGCGATCGTGGGACGCTTGGGTTTTGCGCATCCCCGCGCGCTCTTGGACCGGGCGGCACGCCGGTTCGACCAGATTGCAGGACGGATTTTCCCATCGAACAATCCGACGTTGCCGGAATGGCTGGCTCAAGAGTGGGAACAGCGGTCAGAACAAGCGGCACGAGAGAATCAACCCGGGTCCACTGGCGAGACGCTACGGCATGGAATTCCGCTGTTGATCCGCGCGGTCGAACCGCAGTGGACGACGGGGGCTCATCCGAACAAATCGGCGCTCGATTACATCCTATCGGGTCCGCAAAAAGAGGCTCAGGTGGGAATCAAGATTTGCGACGACGATGGGCGCCGGTTGTGGGGGCAGTTGCGGACGCTGAACGATGCCTATCCGTCTCAGTTGGAGCTGCACAAACTGGTCCTGCTGCGGGATGAACGCACGCCGATCAGCAAGACTGCGGTCCAGACACTGCAATTCCTCGATAAGCTTGAGCGTAAAGAAGCCGTGTTCTACCGCGTTCCTCCCGAAGCGCTGATTGCACTGGATGCATTGCGGCGGTTGATGGCGGAATCACAAGCGGGGGATCTCGATTTTGAAGGGTCGGCCGTGCCTCCTGAATCGGTCATTGAATGGCTGCGTCAGAATTTGCCGGGGGTTTTGAAAGAGATGTCCGACCTGCTGGTGACTCCCCACGATGTCGAGCCCTCGCCATCGCAAGTTGATCTGCTGCAGGAGTTCCTGGCAGATGCATGTCTGACGTCCATCTCAAAGGCCGCGACAAAATTGAACGTCTCTGAACAACAACTGCTGACCACTGCGTTCAGCCGTGGCGACCTGTTTGGCGTGGTAAGCGGCGAGCCAAGCGTGGTCTTCTCGATGCGTGCCGGCAGCCAGTGCCTCACATTCCCATCCAGTGAGTAA